The segment GCCTTTTTACGGTCTTCTTGACAAGGTATTCACCACAGGTGAAACATATTGGGGGAAAGAGGACAGGGTGGAGTTAAATATCGAGAATGAACTTAAATCAGGTTATTTCAGCTTTACCTATAAACCTTTGCGCAATGAGAAAGGGCAAATTTATGGAATTTTAAATATGGCTCTTGATGTGTCGGAAATGGTGGAATCTAAAAATCTTTTGAAGGAAAGTGAATCCAGGTTTAGGCAAATGGCCGACCTTATGCCGGAGAAAGTTGCAAAGAGTGATGTTAATGGGGAACCAATTTATTTTAATCAAAATTGGATACAGTATAGCGGATTAAGCTTTGAGGAGCTCAAAATTCACGGAGTTATGGATCTTATTCACCCTGAGGAGAAGGAAGAATTTGTAAGACGATGGAATGCCTCTTTAGCAACAGGTAATAGGTTTGAAATGGAATTTAGGTGTAGGAACGCAGAAGGCAAATATAAATGGCATTTAAGTAGGGGAGAGGCCATGCGTAATGAAGATGGGATAATTAACCGATGGATCGCTACTACGACAGAAATTCAAAAAATAAAGGAGGAGGAGAAAAGAAAGGAAGATTTTCTTAAAATGGTAAGTCATGAATTGAAAACTCCTGTCACCTCCATTAAAGGATATGTCCAGCTATTGCTAAGTCTCCTTAACAACAGTAAAACAACCGATATTTCTTCGCTTCCTTTAAAGCCTTCTCTTGAAAGAATTGATCATCAAATCGTTCGGCTTACCCGGTTGATTTCAGAAATGTTGGACCTAAGCAGATTGGAAGAAAATAAACTGGAGCTAAGGAAGGAAACCTTTAATTTAAATAAACTGGTAGATCAAACCGTTCAGGATATTACTTATACCAATACCCAACATGAAATAGAAGTTTTTCATGATTTTAATTGTAATATACATGCCGATAAAGATAGGATAGGGCAGGTTCTAATAAACTTCGTGACCAATGCTATAAAATATTCACCCGAGAACCGCAAAGTAGAAATTTATATACGGGAGATTGAAAAAGGATTTGTGAATGTTTGTGTGAAAGATCGTGGTATAGGAATTGAAGAGAAGGACCATAAAAGAATTTTTAAACGTTTTTATCGTGTAGGAACAAAAAGTGAGGAGACTTATTCAGGCTTTGGAATTGGTTTGTACCTTGCTAAAGAAATAATTCACCGCCATGAGGGCTCTATTACGGTAAAAAGTAAATTGGGCAAAGGATCAGAGTTTGGTTTCAATCTCTCGGTGGCCGCTAAAGATCAAGAGAGTTAAATATGAGTGAAAAAACTAAAATACTGGTCGTAGATGACGACTCGGGAATTGGAGAAATGCTGAAAACCTTATTAGAGTTTTATGGATTTGAGGTAACAGTGACAGAACTTCCCGATAGTGCTGAAAGCATAATTGCAGAAAAGCAAATTGAGGTGGTCATGTTAGATATGCTCATTTCCGGAGTAAACGGTACAGATGTCTGTTCCAGGTTAAGAAATAATAAAGAGACAGAAAATATTCCTATCTTAATGATGTCTGCTCTTCACAATGCCGGAGATAAATGTAAAAAGGCCGGGGCAGATGATTTTATTGCCAAGCCTTTTGAAATGGATGAACTTATTTCTAAGATAAGAGAAATTGTAGAAAAAAGAAAAAATTCTGTTTCGTAAAATATTATTTCAGTTTTAAAATTTCCTTTGCCAGTTGGGAAGGGCAACTTTGTATTTTTCTTCTACTAAATATGGGGGTTTTTAGTATCTTGAGCATTTAAATAAAATTTTTTATGATCAGGAAAATATCGGCAATAGGTGTTATTGCCGCACTTTGTTTTGGCTGTCAAAGTCAGGGTAAAGTTGCAGAAAACCCACAGGCAAACTCTTCTAATTCCTCCACAAGTTTTAAAAAATCTACAGGTGATCTCAAAGCATATCATGAAGTTATTGCCGGAGCGGCAAAAAGTGATGAAGGCCTTTTCACCACCCACCGGATGGGAGACAAATTGTATTTTGAAATCCCTCTTACTCTATTAGACAAGGATATGCTCCTGGTAAGCAGGATTGCCAGGGTCCCCTCGGGATTTGGAGGAGGTTATGTTAATGCTGGCTCCAAAGTGAACGAGCAGGTAATTCGCTGGACGCAAAGAGGAAATTTTATAGATGTAAAAGTTATAAGCTTTGAGAACCAAAGCGACGAAAATTCCCCTATCTATCAGTCGGTTGCAGCAAACAATTTCTTTCCAATCCTTTACAGCGCAAAAATTTCGGCTTATAGTGAGGACAAGTCTGCAGTTGTTGTTGAGGTAAACAGCTTGTTTGAAACAGATATTGAAGCTATAAATGGAGTTTCTTCGTCTCTTAAGAAGAGATATAAAGTGAAGAAGCTGGACCAAAACAGGTCCTATATCGAATCTGCTCAGGCTTATCCGAAGAATGTAGAGATTAAACATGTAATGACATATGAAGCTGAAGAACCGCCGGAAAGAAGTCAGGCGGGCACTATTTCTCTTCTTATGAACCAGTCTATGATCTTACTTCCGGACGATATGATGCAGCCGAGGCTGGCTGATTATCGCGTAGGGTGGTTTACAACACAAAAGTACAATTATGATTCTGAGGAACTGAAGTCCGATGATTATGAGATTATTCGAAGATGGAGGTTGGTACCTAAGGACGTGGAGGCTTATAAAAGAGGAGAACTTGTTGAGCCTGTTAAGCCTATCGTATATTACCTTGACCCGGGCACACCTGAGAAATGGCGACCTTATTTTAAGCAGGGGATAGAAGACTGGAACGTAGCATTTGAAGCTGCTCAGTTTTAAAAATGCCATAATAGCTAAAGATCCACCTACAAAAGAAGAAGATCCGGAGTTTAGTCCTGAAGACGTAAGATATAGTGTTGTAAGATATGTTGCCAGTACTACAAGGAATGCTGTAGGGCCTTCAGTGACAGATCCCCGTACAGGAGAGATCATTGAGAGTGACATCATATGGTATCACAACCACCTTCGTTCCTATAGAAATAGGTTTATGATTGAAGCAGGTGCTCAAAACCCCGCAGCAAGAAGCCTTAACACGCCAGAGAAGGAAATAGGAGAAATGATGAGAATGGTAATCGCTCATGAAGTTGGTCACGCGCTTGGTCTACCGCATAACATGAAAGCAAGTGCCGCTTATCCAACAGATTCTTTAAGGTCTGCTACATTTACACAAAAATATGGTCTTACTCCATCAATTATGGATTACGCAAGGGTTAACTATATAGCTCAACCTGAAGATAAAGGAGTTCGATACATAAGAATGATGGGGCCTTATGATTTATACGCCATAAACTGGGGTTACAGGTTTCTTCCGGAAGCAAATTCTCCTCAGGAAGAAAAAAAGGTTCTGGACAAATGGATTCTGGATAAAGCCGGGGATCGAGTCTACGAGTTTGGGGGAGGTTATGATGGTGTAGATCCTCAGTCTCAAAGAGAAAGTCTGGGAGCTGACCAGGTAAAAGCAGGGGAATATGGTTTAGCCAATCTTAAAAAAGTGGTTCCAAATCTCGTGGAATGGACTGCAAAGGATGGATATGGCTATGATGAACTTGCAGAAGTGTACGGGGAATTGACCGGTATGTGGAGAGGATATATTTCTCACGTCATAGCTAACGTGGGAGGAGTTTATGAAACCCGTAAAACTTCCGATCAGCAAGGTGTTATTTACACTCCTGTTCCACAAGATATTCAAAAGAAGGCAGTGAGTTTTCTGAATAAAGATGCCTTCACTACTCCAGACTGGTTATTGAATCAGGACTTATTGAATAGAATTGAATCTGCAGGGGCTATAGAGCGAATTCAAAGTTTGCAAACACGTTCTTTGGATAACCTTTTAGATAAAGACAGGTTGAAACGAATGGTAACCAATGAACAGGTAAATGGAGGAGAGGCTTATACTGTTGTTGAACTTATGAACGACCTTAGAAAAGGTATTTTCGCCGAACTGTACAGCTCCAAAAAAGTGGATGCTTATCGTAGAAATATACAGAGATCGTATGTTGATGCAGCGACCAACTATGTTCAAAAGTTGAAAGAAGAGGATAGTGAGGGTATTTTAAAAAGTGACATTATAGCTTTAATGAGAGGCGAAATGGAGAGATTGAGAAGAGATATTAATCAAAGGAGATCCAACACAAATGATTCTTTGACCCGATACCACTGGAATGATCTAGTGGCAAGAATTGATGCCAGCCTTAAGACGGATGCTTAGATAATAAAGGTATAATAGAAAAGCTCCGCAAATCTCTGCGGAGCTTTTTATTTAAAATAATAAAAAATAGAAAAGGATTCTACTTAGGTACTTTTAAGTGTTAAGGTACTATTGGATTTCTTCATTGACTTCTTCTCCATTGACATCATCCGCATTGTCAATTTCCTCCTGTACTTCTTCTTTTACTTTTTTAGCTCCTTCCTCAATTTTCTTTCCTGCTTTTTTGGTGTTATCTTCAATGTCTTCACCTATAGCTTCTACTGCGTCCTGTGTTTTTTGCTGGGTGGTTTCTCTACAGGAGAACAGGGTGCACGAGAAAATGGCCAACAATAACATTAAGAATGACTTTTTCATAATTACCACTTTTAAGATTCAACCTAAAAAGCCATCACAACTATAATCATGATGGCTTTTTTAATAAAATGTAATGTCGACTATTGTAAGTCGTCAGTTCCTTCTACTTCTGCTTCAATTTCAGATTCTACGTTTTCAGCAGCTTCTTCAGTCTCATAAGCAGCCTCTTCAGTAGTAGTTTCGATATCTTCTCCTACTTCTTCTAATGAGTCTTCTGTTCTTTCTTCAGTAGTTTCTCTACAAGAGTAGATAGACAATGTGAAAACAGAAGCTAATAATAATAAAGATAATTTTTTCATTTCTAAAATGTTTGATTAGTTGAATAGACAAATTTAAACTATTTTTTATTTATGCAAAGGTCTCTTCTCACTTAAATACTTCCAGTACCTCTTTGGAACGTGTTGAACGTGTAATCGGGAATTTTTACGGGACTGGATGTTCACGCTATTAAAGTAGTTCTGCCATAAATTCTCAAATTCTTTTTCAGAATCATCAAATATTCCTTTATTTTGGCTCCTATTATTGTGATTATCATAATCCTTTAAATTGATATAAACAGCTTTTTCCAAATCATAAAATATTCCAAAATTTCTTCCTGAATCATAAATTACCCATTTTTGATCGGCATATCGAGATTCAAAGTGACTCAAAATGAGCGGTAAAACATTAAAATCAGGAGATATAAGAGAAAAATAGATTTGATCCTTGGTCAGCTTAAATCTCACAAAAGCCTCCATCCGGTGCTTCTCTCTGTCCACCATTTTGGCTGTTTGTGCGACTTTCAAAACTAATGGATTTCCATAATCTTTTATGCTGAAGGTATCTTGTGCAAAAGCAAGTTTAGCAACTTCAAAGATTAGCATTTCCACTCCCGGAAGTTCACTAAGGAAGGTGTAAAATAATTGCTGAAATCCTTTAGAATCTATTTTAGACTCTAATCCTTTGTGAACTCTTTCAGCTTTTCCAGTATCTGTTATCACCTCGTGGATTTCAGCAAAAAAATCGGGTTGTGCATTTTCTTCAGTATAAATACGAGTAATCTGAAGTTTTTGTTCGTAAGCAACAAAGATGCAGGTGAGGAGACCTTCAAAACTTCCGTCGTAAATAAAGTTTATGCTCTGCCGCTGCATCAGAAAAGACTTAATTGAGAAGAATATTCTTTCCGGAACTTACTTTCAGAATTTTGCAATACCAGGCCTTTTATTTGAATTCCGCTTAAATCCTGCTTCACCCAATCCCGGGAATCACAGGTAATAAAGTATTTAGCCCTATTTAATGCCACGCCTATTTTCTTAAGGTGTTCCCAGTTGAGTTTTCGAAACCTGCGGGCTTCAATAATTTTAGAAACACTCTTTAAACCCATTCCGGGAATACGCAGCAGGAGAGCCTTTTCAGCTTTATTTATATCCAATGGAAACATCTCCCTGTTTCGCAATGCCCAGCTAAGTTTTGGATCAATATCTAAATCCAGATTTTGGTGATCTTCATTAAATAATTCACGTACATCAAATCCATAAAAACGCAGAAGCCAATCTGTTTGATAAAGCCTGCTCTCTCGTAGGATAGGTACAGGAGTGCCCAATGCAGGCAACCTGTTGTCATTTGCCACCGGAATGTAACCCGAATAATACACCCGCTTCATCTGATATTTTTTGTAATAATAAGCTGCAGAAAACATCACATCCCGATCACTTTCTCCTGTGGCACCAACGATCATTTGCGTGCTTTGACCTGCGGGAGCATATTTTGGAGTGCTTCTGATGATCTTGCGCTCATTGTTATATTTTTCTATTCCTGTTTGAACAGCAAGCATAGGCTTAGTAAAGTCTTCGTGCTTTTTATCCGGTGCCAACAATTTAAGTCCTGACACGGTAGGAATCTCGATATTGACTGATAGCCTGTCTGCATATAATCCAGCCTTCAGCATTAGCTCGTCACTTGCTCCGGGAATAGATTTTAAGTGAATATAGCCATGAAAGTTTTCTTCCTGTCTCAACTTTTTTGCTACCTGCACAAGACGTTCCATAGTGTGGTCAGGGCTTTTAAATATTCCTGAGCTAAGGAAGAGTCCTTCAATATAATTGCGGCGGTAGAAGTTCATTGTCAGGTCTACCACTTCCTGTACTTTAAAAGCTGCCCGGGGAATATCATTGCTTTTCCTCGTAACACAGTATGCGCAGTCAAAAATGCAGTGGTTAGTAAGAAGGATCTTAAGGAGAGATACACAGCGGCCATCCTCCGTATAACTATGGCAAATTCCCATACCGTCGCTGTTCCCCAGTCCTTTATTCTTATTGGATCTTTTGCTTCCACTACTGGAACAGGAGATATCATATTTGGCGGCATCTGCCAGGATGTTCAGCTTCTCTTTAATTCTTTCAAATGACATAATATTCCTTTCTATTTGGAGAAAATGGATTTTTTCCAAAAATATGGAATAATTACTTAAAGTAAATTTATAAGAAGTTAAATTTCCAGAAGATCCCGCACTTTCACAAAATAAAAAAGTCCTGAATTTCTTCAGGACTCTGTTATTAGGTATAGTGAAATTAATCGTTCCTATTATCTCTAGATCTTCTGTCGTCGCGGCCACGGTTGTCTCTTGAGCCACCACGGTTATCACGACCTCTGTCATTACGATCGTTGCGGTCATTACCTTCACGAGGCGGTCTTGCCTGGTAACCTTCAGGTTTTTCAAGTAAGGCTTTCCGTGAAACTTTTTCTTTTCGCGTTTTTGGATCTACTCCAAAATATTTCACGTCTATAACATCACCAATGTTTACAATATCTGTAACATTATCAGTTCGTTCCCACGCAAGTTCAGAAATGTGTAATAAAACTTCATTTCCGGGAGCATCTAAATATTCTACTACTGCACCAAAATCAAGAACTTTTATAACTTTAACTTCGTAAACGCTACCTTTTTCAGGTTTGAAAGTGATAGAGTCTATTTTAGCAAGAACCTTATCAATTCCTTCCTGGCTGGTTCCAAGGATTTCTACAACACCCTGCTCATTAACTTCGTTAATGACAATTTCAGTTTTAGTTGTTTTCTGTAATTCCTGAATTACTTTTCCACCTGGTCCAATAAGTGCACCAATATATTCCTGAGGAATGGTTACTGTTACAATTTTAGGAGCGTGAGCTTTTACGCTTTCATTAGGCTGAGAAATGGCTTCTTCTATTTTATCAAGAATATGAAGTCTGCCTTCTCTTGCTTGTTTCAAAGCTTTCACAAGAATTTCGTAGGAAAGTCCTTTTACTTTAATATCCATTTGGCAGGCAGTAATTCCATCTCTGGTACCTGTAACTTTAAAGTCCATATCTCCCAAAGCATCTTCATCTCCAAGAATATCCGAAAGAACCGCGAAATCTTCACCCTGAGAGATTAATCCCATTGCAATTCCTGATACAGGTTTTTTCAATTTAATACCAGCATCCATAAGGGCCATAGTACTTAAGCACAAACAGTAGCCATAGAAGATGAACCGTTGGATTCCAATACTTCAGAAACAACTCTTACAGTATAAGGACAATCTGCAGGAATCATATTTTTAAGTGCGCGTTGTGCAAGATTTCCATGTCCAATTTCCCGTCTTGAAGTCCCTCTTAAGGGGTAAGCTTCACCTGTTGAGAAAGGAGGGAAGTTATAATGTAAATAAAATGTTTCTTCTCCCTGGAAAGTTGGAAGATCCACCTGGTTTGCTTCCCTGGATGTTCCAAGAGTCACGGTTGCCAATGCCTGAGTTTCACCTCTTGTAAAAAGAGCTGAACCATGAGTAGCAGGTAAATAGGCGACTTCGCTCCAAATAGGACGAATTTCGTCTGTCCTTCTACCGTCTAAACGAGTACCTTCTTTTAAAGTTAGGTCTCT is part of the Antarcticibacterium sp. 1MA-6-2 genome and harbors:
- a CDS encoding PleD family two-component system response regulator: MSEKTKILVVDDDSGIGEMLKTLLEFYGFEVTVTELPDSAESIIAEKQIEVVMLDMLISGVNGTDVCSRLRNNKETENIPILMMSALHNAGDKCKKAGADDFIAKPFEMDELISKIREIVEKRKNSVS
- a CDS encoding DUF5117 domain-containing protein; the protein is MIRKISAIGVIAALCFGCQSQGKVAENPQANSSNSSTSFKKSTGDLKAYHEVIAGAAKSDEGLFTTHRMGDKLYFEIPLTLLDKDMLLVSRIARVPSGFGGGYVNAGSKVNEQVIRWTQRGNFIDVKVISFENQSDENSPIYQSVAANNFFPILYSAKISAYSEDKSAVVVEVNSLFETDIEAINGVSSSLKKRYKVKKLDQNRSYIESAQAYPKNVEIKHVMTYEAEEPPERSQAGTISLLMNQSMILLPDDMMQPRLADYRVGWFTTQKYNYDSEELKSDDYEIIRRWRLVPKDVEAYKRGELVEPVKPIVYYLDPGTPEKWRPYFKQGIEDWNVAFEAAQF
- a CDS encoding zinc-dependent metalloprotease, with translation MKLLSFKNAIIAKDPPTKEEDPEFSPEDVRYSVVRYVASTTRNAVGPSVTDPRTGEIIESDIIWYHNHLRSYRNRFMIEAGAQNPAARSLNTPEKEIGEMMRMVIAHEVGHALGLPHNMKASAAYPTDSLRSATFTQKYGLTPSIMDYARVNYIAQPEDKGVRYIRMMGPYDLYAINWGYRFLPEANSPQEEKKVLDKWILDKAGDRVYEFGGGYDGVDPQSQRESLGADQVKAGEYGLANLKKVVPNLVEWTAKDGYGYDELAEVYGELTGMWRGYISHVIANVGGVYETRKTSDQQGVIYTPVPQDIQKKAVSFLNKDAFTTPDWLLNQDLLNRIESAGAIERIQSLQTRSLDNLLDKDRLKRMVTNEQVNGGEAYTVVELMNDLRKGIFAELYSSKKVDAYRRNIQRSYVDAATNYVQKLKEEDSEGILKSDIIALMRGEMERLRRDINQRRSNTNDSLTRYHWNDLVARIDASLKTDA
- a CDS encoding TIGR03915 family putative DNA repair protein is translated as MQRQSINFIYDGSFEGLLTCIFVAYEQKLQITRIYTEENAQPDFFAEIHEVITDTGKAERVHKGLESKIDSKGFQQLFYTFLSELPGVEMLIFEVAKLAFAQDTFSIKDYGNPLVLKVAQTAKMVDREKHRMEAFVRFKLTKDQIYFSLISPDFNVLPLILSHFESRYADQKWVIYDSGRNFGIFYDLEKAVYINLKDYDNHNNRSQNKGIFDDSEKEFENLWQNYFNSVNIQSRKNSRLHVQHVPKRYWKYLSEKRPLHK
- a CDS encoding putative DNA modification/repair radical SAM protein: MSFERIKEKLNILADAAKYDISCSSSGSKRSNKNKGLGNSDGMGICHSYTEDGRCVSLLKILLTNHCIFDCAYCVTRKSNDIPRAAFKVQEVVDLTMNFYRRNYIEGLFLSSGIFKSPDHTMERLVQVAKKLRQEENFHGYIHLKSIPGASDELMLKAGLYADRLSVNIEIPTVSGLKLLAPDKKHEDFTKPMLAVQTGIEKYNNERKIIRSTPKYAPAGQSTQMIVGATGESDRDVMFSAAYYYKKYQMKRVYYSGYIPVANDNRLPALGTPVPILRESRLYQTDWLLRFYGFDVRELFNEDHQNLDLDIDPKLSWALRNREMFPLDINKAEKALLLRIPGMGLKSVSKIIEARRFRKLNWEHLKKIGVALNRAKYFITCDSRDWVKQDLSGIQIKGLVLQNSESKFRKEYSSQLSLF